The following are encoded together in the Microterricola viridarii genome:
- a CDS encoding YajQ family cyclic di-GMP-binding protein: MADSTFDIVSKVDPMEGENALHQAQKEVAQRYDFKNVGASIEQSGEKVLIKANSEERAKAILEVYESKLIKRGISLRSLDAGEPFASGKEYRIETSLKAGIDSENAKKINKIIRDEAPKSVKSQIQGDELRVSSKSRDDLQETMSLLKGKDLDVALQFVNFR; encoded by the coding sequence ATGGCTGATTCCACTTTTGACATCGTCTCCAAGGTCGACCCGATGGAGGGCGAGAACGCCCTGCACCAGGCGCAGAAGGAAGTTGCTCAGCGCTACGACTTCAAGAACGTCGGCGCCTCCATCGAGCAGAGCGGCGAGAAGGTCCTGATCAAGGCAAACAGCGAGGAGCGCGCCAAGGCGATCCTCGAGGTGTACGAGTCCAAGCTGATCAAGCGCGGCATCTCGCTGCGCAGCCTCGACGCCGGCGAGCCCTTCGCCTCCGGCAAGGAGTACCGGATCGAGACCTCGCTGAAGGCCGGCATCGACTCGGAGAACGCGAAGAAGATCAACAAGATCATCCGCGACGAGGCCCCCAAGAGCGTCAAGAGCCAGATCCAGGGCGACGAGCTGCGCGTCTCCTCGAAGAGCCGCGACGACCTGCAGGAGACCATGTCGCTGCTCAAGGGCAAGGACCTCGACGTCGCCCTGCAATTCGTCAACTTCCGCTAG
- a CDS encoding alpha/beta hydrolase: MTDTRKAPRWKPDVLGGQFEQLTLPLKPDVEGEVVATLVRYNAMRPLDLRTLPADGADVLYVHGWSDYFFQTHLAEYWRSMGARFYALDLRKYGRSLRAHQTPGFVDDLSIYDEDIEAALDAMGHSAPKPGPKVDTGTRRPLILMGHSTGGLTLSLWAARHHGRVRALVLNSPWLEFQARGIGREVIAPAVVLGAKVAPRAPLPTVDLGFYTRTVSKKFDGEWDYNSEWRPQRGFPIHPAWLKAVLRGHGTIAGGVDIGAPVLSIMSARSTISLVWSDAMLSTDSVLVVDDIAVRSLRLSASVTVERIDGAIHDVVLSAEPVRDAAFSAMTRWLRGYLPR; the protein is encoded by the coding sequence GTGACCGATACGCGCAAGGCCCCACGCTGGAAGCCAGATGTGCTGGGCGGGCAGTTCGAGCAGTTGACGCTCCCGCTGAAGCCGGATGTCGAGGGCGAGGTCGTCGCCACCCTCGTGCGTTACAACGCGATGCGGCCGCTGGACCTGCGCACGCTGCCGGCAGACGGCGCCGACGTGCTCTACGTGCACGGCTGGTCCGACTACTTCTTCCAGACCCACCTGGCCGAGTACTGGCGCAGCATGGGGGCCCGTTTCTACGCGCTCGACCTGCGCAAGTACGGGCGCAGCCTGCGTGCACACCAGACGCCCGGATTCGTCGACGACCTCAGCATCTATGACGAGGACATCGAAGCGGCGCTGGACGCCATGGGGCACAGTGCGCCCAAGCCGGGGCCCAAGGTCGACACCGGCACCCGGCGTCCTCTGATCCTGATGGGGCACTCCACCGGCGGGCTGACGCTCAGCCTGTGGGCGGCGCGCCACCACGGCCGCGTGCGGGCGCTCGTGCTGAACAGCCCCTGGCTGGAGTTCCAGGCGCGGGGGATCGGCCGCGAGGTCATCGCCCCGGCCGTGGTGCTCGGGGCGAAGGTGGCTCCGCGGGCCCCGCTGCCCACGGTCGACCTTGGTTTCTACACGCGCACGGTCTCCAAGAAGTTCGACGGCGAGTGGGACTACAACTCGGAGTGGCGGCCGCAGCGCGGCTTCCCCATTCACCCGGCCTGGTTGAAGGCGGTGCTGCGCGGGCACGGCACCATCGCCGGTGGCGTCGACATTGGCGCGCCCGTGCTCTCGATCATGTCGGCGCGCTCGACCATCTCGCTCGTCTGGTCGGATGCGATGCTGAGCACCGACAGTGTGCTCGTCGTCGATGACATCGCCGTGCGCTCGCTCCGTTTGAGTGCGAGCGTCACCGTGGAGCGCATCGACGGCGCCATCCACGACGTCGTGCTCTCGGCCGAGCCGGTGCGGGACGCGGCCTTCAGCGCGATGACGCGCTGGCTGCGCGGCTATCTGCCGCGCTAG
- a CDS encoding NUDIX domain-containing protein: protein MGAEGADAGGPTSGAPGAAPFGVPGVGAAGVPGIDVPDRRGRTGLDQAGRGLTGNPRVRVRDVRLLTSNWFVTRATTIDFQHSDGHWSVEERETYDRGDGACILLYNTRKRTVVLSRQFRFPAYVNGHPNGNLIEVAAGLLDDDDPESAIRREAEEETGHTLGPVEHVFDAFMSPGSVTERLHFFAAPYDEGTRSGAGGGLGEEGEDIEVLELGIDDALARIGSDIVDAKTIMLLQWAALSGPFARA, encoded by the coding sequence ATGGGTGCCGAGGGGGCGGATGCCGGTGGGCCCACGTCGGGTGCGCCCGGCGCCGCCCCCTTCGGCGTTCCCGGCGTAGGTGCCGCCGGTGTCCCCGGAATCGACGTGCCCGACCGTCGCGGCCGCACCGGCCTCGACCAGGCCGGGCGCGGCCTCACCGGTAACCCGCGGGTGCGGGTGCGCGATGTGCGCCTGCTCACCTCGAACTGGTTCGTGACTCGGGCCACGACGATCGACTTCCAGCACAGCGACGGCCACTGGTCCGTCGAGGAGCGGGAGACCTACGACCGCGGCGACGGCGCCTGCATCCTGCTCTACAACACGCGCAAGCGCACGGTTGTACTCAGCAGGCAGTTTCGCTTCCCTGCGTATGTGAACGGGCATCCGAACGGCAACCTCATCGAGGTGGCGGCGGGGCTGCTCGATGACGACGACCCGGAGTCGGCGATCCGGCGCGAGGCCGAGGAGGAGACCGGGCACACGCTCGGCCCGGTCGAGCACGTCTTCGACGCGTTCATGAGCCCCGGCTCGGTCACCGAGCGGCTGCACTTCTTCGCCGCGCCCTACGACGAGGGCACCCGCTCAGGCGCCGGCGGCGGCCTCGGCGAGGAGGGCGAGGACATCGAGGTGCTGGAGCTCGGCATCGACGACGCCCTGGCCCGGATCGGCTCCGACATCGTCGACGCCAAGACGATCATGCTGCTGCAGTGGGCTGCCCTCAGCGGCCCCTTCGCCCGCGCCTAG
- a CDS encoding polyprenyl synthetase family protein: protein MKPSVPVVRRGSSLASQLGLSDRILATSADRSLAKSIDAGLEKIEAGLLREVGFADAIADVTTRYLLNAGGKRVRPMLTLLTAHLGDGVTDEVITAAQAIEITHLASLYHDDVMDDADMRRGVPSAQTVWGNSVAILAGDLLFARASQLMAGLGEGAIRLQADTFERLVLGQLHETVGPNPDDDPVEHYIGVLADKTGSLIAAAAQAGIIFSKAPGEYERPIVEFGERIGVAFQLIDDVIDLSKQPEETGKVPGTDLHAGVVTLPLLRLRELALTDAVAADLLERLKTDVLGIPLPDQDTDPALRAEAAARSAALVDELREHAVTASTLAEAHSWARNAVAALAPLPDGSVKKALTRFADTIVERSS, encoded by the coding sequence GTGAAACCGAGTGTCCCCGTTGTGCGTCGCGGTAGTTCCCTTGCATCGCAGCTCGGTCTGAGCGACCGCATTCTCGCGACCTCCGCAGACCGCAGCCTCGCGAAATCGATCGATGCCGGCCTGGAGAAGATCGAGGCCGGCCTGCTCCGCGAGGTCGGTTTCGCTGACGCGATCGCCGACGTCACCACGCGCTACCTGTTGAACGCCGGCGGCAAGCGGGTACGCCCGATGCTGACGCTGCTCACTGCGCACCTCGGCGACGGCGTCACCGACGAGGTCATCACGGCGGCACAGGCCATCGAGATCACCCACCTCGCCTCGCTCTACCACGACGACGTCATGGACGATGCCGATATGCGCCGCGGCGTGCCGAGCGCACAGACCGTCTGGGGCAACTCCGTCGCGATCCTGGCCGGCGACCTGCTGTTCGCCCGCGCCAGCCAGCTGATGGCCGGCCTCGGCGAGGGCGCCATCCGTCTGCAGGCCGACACGTTTGAGCGCCTCGTGCTCGGTCAGCTGCACGAGACGGTCGGGCCGAACCCCGACGACGACCCTGTCGAGCACTACATCGGTGTGCTCGCCGACAAGACCGGCTCCCTCATCGCCGCCGCCGCCCAGGCCGGCATCATCTTCTCCAAGGCGCCGGGCGAGTACGAGCGGCCCATCGTCGAGTTCGGTGAGCGGATCGGCGTTGCCTTCCAGCTGATCGACGACGTGATCGACCTCTCGAAGCAGCCGGAGGAGACCGGCAAGGTTCCCGGAACCGACCTGCACGCCGGCGTCGTCACCCTGCCGCTGCTGCGTCTGCGCGAGCTGGCTCTGACGGATGCCGTCGCCGCCGACCTGCTCGAACGCCTGAAGACCGACGTGCTCGGCATCCCGCTGCCCGACCAGGACACCGACCCTGCCCTGCGCGCCGAGGCGGCCGCCCGAAGCGCCGCCCTCGTCGACGAGCTGCGCGAGCACGCCGTGACCGCATCCACCCTGGCCGAGGCGCACAGCTGGGCGCGTAACGCTGTGGCCGCGCTGGCCCCGCTGCCGGACGGCAGCGTCAAGAAAGCACTGACCCGTTTTGCAGACACCATCGTCGAGCGTTCCAGTTAG
- a CDS encoding DUF4229 domain-containing protein — MNKRSWITFTVVRLLAFFVPLLVLLFMQVNPWIATVLAAVIGLCVSFIFFRKPRENVARELYEVRHAEKPVVREDDEAEDAVLDALGETPAAPEQRQN, encoded by the coding sequence GTGAATAAGCGCTCCTGGATCACCTTTACCGTCGTACGGCTGCTGGCCTTCTTCGTGCCGCTGCTTGTGCTGCTGTTCATGCAGGTGAACCCCTGGATCGCCACCGTGCTGGCCGCCGTGATCGGCCTCTGCGTCTCCTTCATCTTCTTCCGTAAGCCGCGCGAGAACGTCGCCCGCGAGCTCTACGAGGTGCGCCACGCCGAGAAGCCGGTCGTGCGCGAGGACGACGAGGCCGAGGATGCCGTGCTCGACGCGCTGGGCGAGACGCCCGCTGCGCCAGAGCAGCGTCAGAACTAG
- a CDS encoding FAD-dependent oxidoreductase, with amino-acid sequence MTKLRLAIVGAGPAGIYAADILLKAEKSFDVSIDLFDALPAPYGLVRYGVAPDHPRIKGIINALREVLDRGDIRIFGNVKFGEDITMDDLKRHYNAVIFATGAVKDADLAIPGIELEGSYGAAEFVSWFDGHPDFPRSWPLEAREVAVIGNGNVALDVSRILAKHADDLLVTEIPDNVYAGLKESPVTDVHVFGRRGPTSVKFTPLELRELGELRDVDIIVYDEDFDYDDAAKAAVAGNKQVFVIDKVLNQWRQRPHGEASRRLHLHFFAKPHEVVDDGTGRVGAFRFERTAPDGEGGVVGTGEIREIPIQAIYRAVGYFGSPLPGVPFDKKRGVIPNREGQVLVKDPETGASQQMYGVYATGWIKRGPVGLIGHTKSDAMETVRHLINDLGNWWRPEHPEEESIVQLLDERGIRYTDLDGWHNLDEHEKSLGEAQGRARIKVVPREEMVDISTRTTQA; translated from the coding sequence ATGACCAAGCTTCGCCTGGCCATCGTAGGAGCCGGCCCCGCCGGCATCTATGCCGCCGACATCCTGTTGAAGGCCGAGAAGTCCTTCGACGTCTCGATCGACCTGTTCGACGCCCTGCCCGCGCCCTACGGGCTCGTGCGCTACGGCGTTGCGCCGGACCACCCCCGCATCAAGGGCATCATCAACGCCCTACGTGAGGTGCTCGACCGTGGCGACATCCGCATCTTCGGCAACGTGAAGTTCGGCGAAGACATCACGATGGACGACCTCAAGCGCCACTACAACGCCGTGATCTTCGCCACCGGCGCCGTCAAGGACGCCGACCTGGCCATCCCCGGCATCGAGCTTGAGGGCAGCTACGGCGCCGCCGAGTTCGTCAGCTGGTTCGACGGGCACCCCGACTTCCCGCGCAGCTGGCCGCTCGAGGCCCGCGAGGTGGCCGTGATCGGCAACGGAAACGTTGCCCTTGACGTCTCGCGCATCCTGGCCAAGCACGCGGACGACCTGCTCGTCACCGAGATCCCGGACAACGTCTACGCCGGGCTCAAGGAGTCGCCGGTCACCGATGTGCACGTCTTCGGCCGGCGCGGCCCGACCTCGGTCAAGTTCACCCCGCTCGAACTGCGCGAGCTCGGCGAGCTGCGCGATGTCGACATCATCGTCTACGACGAGGACTTCGACTACGACGACGCGGCCAAGGCCGCCGTCGCCGGCAACAAGCAGGTCTTCGTGATCGACAAGGTGCTGAACCAGTGGCGTCAGCGCCCGCATGGCGAGGCCAGCCGTCGCCTGCACCTGCACTTCTTCGCCAAGCCGCACGAGGTCGTTGATGACGGCACGGGCCGCGTCGGTGCGTTCCGCTTCGAGCGCACCGCGCCCGACGGCGAGGGCGGCGTCGTCGGCACGGGGGAGATCCGCGAGATCCCGATCCAGGCCATCTACCGCGCTGTCGGCTACTTCGGCTCGCCGCTGCCCGGCGTGCCGTTCGACAAGAAGCGCGGCGTCATCCCGAACCGCGAGGGCCAGGTGCTGGTCAAGGACCCAGAGACCGGCGCCAGCCAGCAGATGTATGGCGTGTACGCAACCGGTTGGATCAAGCGCGGCCCGGTCGGTCTGATCGGCCACACCAAGTCTGACGCCATGGAGACCGTGCGGCACCTGATCAACGACCTCGGCAACTGGTGGCGCCCGGAGCACCCCGAAGAGGAGAGCATCGTGCAGCTGCTCGACGAGCGCGGCATCCGGTACACCGACCTCGACGGCTGGCACAACCTCGACGAGCACGAGAAGTCGCTCGGTGAGGCGCAGGGCCGGGCCCGCATCAAGGTCGTTCCGCGCGAGGAGATGGTCGACATCTCCACCAGGACCACCCAGGCCTAA
- a CDS encoding PPK2 family polyphosphate kinase — protein sequence MPSRGVTVGESAETPWDADPSENLRVRPGFRLADVDTGSTPGYEGGKQRAVAALAEGAAVFDSLQEKLFANSRLGDERKILLVLQAMDTAGKGGILRHVVGAVDPQGVQITAFKKPTPEELTHDFLWRVRPHTTDAGMIGVFDRSHYEDVLIGRVRELAPAAEIERRYDAINAFERELVADNTTIIKVMLHLGADEQKKRLQDRLARPEKHWKFNPGDIDERLLLPKYHEAYQVVFDRTSTPDAPWFVIPADKKWFARLAVQQLLIHALQGMSLSWPVADFDIEHEKARLAAS from the coding sequence ATGCCATCGAGGGGAGTCACCGTGGGCGAGTCAGCCGAGACGCCGTGGGATGCCGATCCGAGCGAAAATCTGCGAGTACGCCCCGGGTTCCGGCTGGCCGACGTAGACACCGGTTCGACCCCCGGCTACGAGGGAGGAAAACAACGTGCCGTTGCCGCCCTCGCCGAGGGTGCTGCCGTCTTCGACTCGCTGCAGGAGAAGCTCTTCGCCAACAGCAGGCTCGGCGACGAGCGCAAGATCCTGCTGGTGCTGCAGGCGATGGACACCGCAGGCAAGGGCGGGATCCTGCGCCACGTCGTCGGAGCCGTCGACCCGCAGGGCGTGCAGATCACCGCGTTCAAGAAGCCGACACCAGAGGAACTGACCCACGACTTCCTCTGGCGCGTCCGCCCGCACACGACCGATGCGGGAATGATCGGCGTCTTCGACCGCTCCCACTACGAGGATGTGCTCATCGGGCGGGTGCGTGAGCTCGCCCCGGCCGCCGAGATAGAGCGCCGCTACGACGCCATCAACGCCTTCGAGCGAGAGCTTGTGGCCGACAACACCACGATCATCAAGGTGATGCTGCACCTCGGCGCCGACGAGCAGAAGAAGCGCCTGCAAGATCGCCTCGCCCGGCCAGAGAAGCACTGGAAGTTCAACCCTGGCGACATTGACGAGCGCCTGTTGCTGCCCAAGTACCACGAGGCCTACCAGGTGGTCTTCGACCGCACCTCGACCCCGGATGCCCCGTGGTTCGTGATCCCGGCCGACAAGAAGTGGTTCGCCCGGCTCGCGGTGCAGCAGCTCCTGATCCATGCCTTGCAGGGCATGAGCCTGAGCTGGCCCGTCGCCGACTTCGACATCGAGCACGAGAAGGCACGCCTCGCCGCCTCCTGA
- a CDS encoding PLD nuclease N-terminal domain-containing protein, whose amino-acid sequence MTRLLFGLAVAAVVLTVYALVDAALFDRSRIRGLPRFAWILVVLLLPVIGALLWLFIGRGRRGPAPRASRTVAPDDDLEFLGQLGRDALQAQRIRKIEEELADLDGGAPRSGGPARPGAAPGAKPNNVPGTPAPGPNDESGEAPGTSGSRDA is encoded by the coding sequence ATGACCCGCCTGCTGTTTGGACTCGCAGTCGCGGCCGTGGTGCTCACGGTATACGCGCTCGTCGATGCCGCGCTCTTCGACCGCAGCCGCATCCGTGGGCTCCCCCGATTCGCATGGATCCTCGTCGTTCTGCTTCTTCCCGTGATCGGCGCGCTGCTCTGGCTCTTCATCGGCCGCGGCCGTCGTGGCCCGGCGCCGCGGGCCTCCCGCACCGTTGCACCCGACGACGACCTCGAGTTCCTCGGCCAGCTCGGCCGTGACGCGCTGCAGGCGCAGCGAATCCGCAAAATTGAAGAGGAGCTGGCCGACCTCGACGGCGGCGCTCCCCGCTCCGGCGGCCCGGCCCGGCCTGGCGCGGCACCCGGAGCGAAGCCCAACAACGTCCCCGGCACCCCTGCCCCCGGTCCAAATGACGAGTCTGGCGAAGCCCCCGGCACCTCCGGCTCGCGGGATGCCTGA
- a CDS encoding isochorismate synthase: protein MTVSDARLPVLHVETTPIPGPVDDLAELAALVDSRDPLLWQRRGDGLAGIGEILRLEFHGPGRFADAAAAWRTIVTQATVVDPLGVPGSGLLAFGAFAFSALSAQSSVLIVPELIVGKRDGQCWVTRVGVGAAATAAAPAELPAARPFGPEYSVTLRPGSLDPQGYVRLVTEAIARINRHEVGKVVLARDLVGQLPPDADLRRVLRVLAAGYPDCWTYAVDGLVGSSPETLIRAHHGDLSARVLAGTISRGPDPAADQAAAVALATSEKDNDEHEFAVQSLLATLRPHATHVAADEVPFTLKLPNLWHLATDIEGTLSDGSTSLDLIAALHPTAAVAGTPTDVALDLIDELEPFDRGRYAGPVGWVDAAGDGEWAIALRCAQIDSTGTITAYAGCGIVAESQPEQELAESRMKFRPMVDALL, encoded by the coding sequence GTGACTGTTTCGGATGCTCGCCTGCCCGTTCTGCACGTGGAGACCACGCCGATACCTGGCCCCGTCGACGACCTCGCCGAGCTGGCCGCCCTCGTCGATAGTCGCGACCCGCTGCTCTGGCAGCGCCGCGGCGACGGGCTCGCCGGGATCGGCGAGATTCTGCGCCTGGAGTTCCACGGCCCTGGCCGCTTCGCCGATGCCGCCGCCGCCTGGCGAACCATCGTCACGCAGGCCACCGTGGTCGACCCGCTCGGGGTTCCCGGCTCCGGCCTGCTCGCCTTCGGCGCATTCGCCTTCTCTGCCCTGTCGGCGCAGAGCAGCGTGCTCATCGTTCCGGAGCTCATCGTCGGCAAGCGCGACGGACAGTGCTGGGTGACGCGGGTAGGTGTGGGTGCCGCTGCGACCGCTGCGGCCCCGGCCGAGTTGCCGGCCGCACGCCCGTTCGGCCCGGAGTATTCGGTGACGCTTCGTCCTGGCTCCCTCGACCCGCAGGGCTACGTGCGGCTGGTCACCGAGGCGATCGCGCGCATCAACAGGCACGAGGTCGGCAAGGTAGTGCTTGCCCGCGACCTCGTCGGCCAGCTGCCGCCGGACGCCGACCTGCGCCGCGTGCTGCGGGTGCTCGCGGCCGGCTACCCCGACTGCTGGACCTACGCCGTCGACGGCCTCGTCGGGTCGAGCCCCGAAACGCTGATCCGCGCCCACCACGGCGACCTGAGCGCGCGCGTGCTCGCCGGCACGATCTCCCGCGGCCCGGACCCGGCGGCCGACCAAGCTGCCGCCGTCGCGCTCGCCACCTCCGAGAAAGACAACGACGAGCACGAGTTCGCGGTGCAGAGCCTGCTCGCCACGCTGCGGCCGCACGCCACCCACGTCGCCGCCGACGAGGTGCCGTTCACGCTCAAGCTGCCGAATCTCTGGCACCTGGCCACCGACATCGAGGGCACGCTGAGCGACGGGTCCACCTCGCTTGACTTGATCGCTGCGCTGCATCCGACGGCCGCCGTGGCGGGCACCCCGACCGATGTCGCGCTCGACCTCATCGACGAGCTGGAGCCGTTCGACCGCGGGCGCTACGCCGGCCCGGTCGGCTGGGTGGATGCTGCCGGCGACGGCGAGTGGGCGATCGCACTGCGCTGCGCCCAGATCGACTCGACCGGCACCATCACGGCGTATGCCGGTTGCGGCATAGTCGCGGAGTCCCAGCCCGAGCAGGAACTCGCGGAGTCACGGATGAAGTTCCGGCCCATGGTGGACGCACTGCTCTAG
- a CDS encoding 1,4-dihydroxy-2-naphthoate polyprenyltransferase, with protein sequence MGDWVSGARLRTLPLAVAPVALGTGAAVVANGNGHWEPVLAVLCLIVALCLQIAVNYANDYSDGIRGTDDHRIGPARLTGSGAAAAKQVLIVSFAFFGLAALSGLAIVLITQQWWLLAVGAAAIAAAWFYTGGKHPYGYYGLGEVFVFVFFGLVATCGSAWVQAGTVNTESWLSGIAIGLIACAVLMVNNLRDITPDTAAGKRTLAVLVGPRIGRVLFCVFLLVPFAIAGCFALFYPLAWLTFFVLLLALPAALIAVTAKTAPELILALKLTSLTALAYGLALGAAFAF encoded by the coding sequence ATGGGCGACTGGGTGTCCGGGGCGCGCCTGCGCACCCTGCCGCTGGCCGTCGCGCCGGTCGCGCTCGGCACAGGGGCGGCTGTCGTCGCCAACGGCAACGGGCACTGGGAGCCGGTGCTCGCTGTGCTCTGCCTCATCGTCGCGCTCTGCCTGCAGATCGCGGTGAACTACGCCAACGACTACTCCGACGGCATCCGCGGCACCGACGACCACCGCATCGGCCCGGCCCGGCTGACCGGATCCGGGGCGGCCGCCGCCAAGCAGGTGCTCATCGTCTCGTTCGCCTTCTTCGGACTCGCCGCCCTGTCGGGCCTCGCGATCGTGCTCATCACCCAGCAGTGGTGGCTGCTCGCGGTCGGGGCCGCGGCGATCGCTGCCGCCTGGTTCTACACGGGCGGCAAGCACCCCTACGGCTACTACGGGCTCGGCGAGGTCTTCGTCTTCGTCTTCTTCGGCCTCGTCGCCACCTGCGGCAGCGCCTGGGTGCAGGCCGGAACCGTCAACACCGAGAGCTGGCTCTCCGGAATCGCGATCGGGCTCATCGCCTGCGCGGTGCTGATGGTCAACAACCTGCGTGACATCACCCCCGACACCGCAGCGGGCAAGCGCACCCTCGCGGTGCTCGTCGGGCCGCGCATCGGCCGGGTGCTGTTCTGCGTGTTCCTGCTGGTGCCGTTCGCGATCGCCGGCTGCTTCGCCCTGTTCTACCCGCTGGCGTGGCTGACCTTCTTCGTGCTGCTGCTGGCTCTGCCCGCCGCGCTCATCGCGGTGACGGCCAAGACCGCGCCGGAGCTGATCCTGGCGCTCAAGCTGACCAGCCTCACGGCGCTCGCCTACGGCCTCGCCCTCGGGGCGGCGTTCGCGTTCTAG
- the menD gene encoding 2-succinyl-5-enolpyruvyl-6-hydroxy-3-cyclohexene-1-carboxylic-acid synthase produces the protein MPERLDSAAQSATRDEAVIGAGSGSPASDFAWALLTELVRCGVRHLVVSPGSRSQALALAAAELERLGAVQLHVRVDERSAGFTALGIGVESGVPAVVITTSGSAPAHLHPAVLEAHHGRVPLLLLTADRPHELRGIRANQTTAQAGLFGVAVRHAEDVDAPGAATDDGDAIALARRAFALATGAPEPGPVHVNLALREPLSAPIPPAALARFADELAADVAAGRPAASDALTPAVTQIERRVGTVVVAGAGAGPDAEAFARAGHWPLLAEVSSGSRFGPNLVVAARELLGSPDWAPEFGAQVDRVIVFGHPTLSREVPALIARAGVETIVVDAVGREWFNPGRTARRVFAVATDDGPASAEERRWVGRWVHASRSIRDAAESSTEVAPAAPLRSGVALGGHVENFAAQREYVATEFRAIRAPLTRSSLMQAVWAASWPQDRLVFGASRLIREADRVVPGKKIPVHANRGLAGIDGTIATAIGIALAAPEGSGLVRVVLGDLTALHDVSSLFLGLGEVRPRVQLIIGNDGGGTIFDTLEVAQSAPVDAFDRVQYTPQSADFAAIAASAGWGHTRVSTRGGLSEALTAAVTGPTIIEVPLPR, from the coding sequence ATGCCTGAGCGCTTGGATTCTGCTGCCCAGTCGGCAACGCGCGACGAGGCCGTGATCGGCGCGGGCAGCGGTAGCCCGGCCAGCGATTTCGCCTGGGCGCTGCTCACCGAGCTCGTCCGCTGCGGTGTGCGCCACCTCGTGGTGAGCCCCGGCTCCCGCTCTCAGGCACTGGCACTGGCCGCGGCCGAGCTGGAGCGGCTCGGCGCCGTGCAGTTGCACGTGCGCGTCGACGAGCGCAGTGCCGGGTTCACCGCCCTCGGCATCGGCGTCGAGTCCGGCGTGCCTGCCGTCGTGATCACGACCTCCGGCAGTGCCCCCGCCCACCTGCACCCCGCCGTGCTCGAGGCCCACCACGGCCGCGTGCCGCTGCTGCTGCTGACCGCCGACCGGCCGCACGAGCTCCGCGGCATCCGCGCCAACCAGACCACCGCACAGGCCGGCCTGTTCGGCGTGGCTGTGCGCCACGCTGAGGACGTCGACGCCCCGGGTGCCGCAACGGATGACGGCGACGCGATCGCCCTGGCCCGGCGTGCCTTCGCCCTCGCCACCGGCGCCCCGGAGCCCGGGCCTGTGCACGTGAACCTGGCGCTGCGCGAGCCGCTCTCCGCACCGATCCCGCCCGCCGCGCTCGCCCGTTTCGCGGACGAGCTGGCCGCCGATGTCGCCGCCGGTAGGCCGGCGGCATCCGACGCCCTGACGCCCGCCGTGACCCAGATCGAGCGCAGGGTCGGCACCGTCGTCGTCGCCGGGGCAGGTGCGGGGCCCGATGCAGAGGCCTTCGCCCGTGCCGGCCACTGGCCGCTGCTTGCCGAGGTGTCCAGCGGTTCCCGCTTCGGACCGAACCTGGTTGTCGCGGCCCGTGAGCTGCTCGGCTCGCCCGACTGGGCACCCGAGTTCGGCGCGCAGGTTGACCGTGTCATCGTCTTCGGCCACCCGACGCTCAGCCGCGAGGTGCCGGCGCTGATCGCCCGTGCCGGCGTCGAGACCATCGTGGTCGACGCCGTCGGACGCGAGTGGTTCAACCCCGGACGCACTGCCCGGCGGGTGTTCGCCGTCGCCACCGATGACGGTCCGGCCAGCGCAGAGGAGCGTCGCTGGGTGGGCCGCTGGGTGCACGCCAGCCGGAGCATCCGGGATGCGGCCGAGAGCTCGACCGAGGTCGCTCCCGCCGCACCGCTCCGCAGCGGCGTCGCCCTCGGCGGCCACGTTGAGAATTTCGCGGCGCAGCGCGAGTACGTCGCGACCGAGTTCCGCGCGATCCGCGCCCCGCTCACCCGCAGCAGCCTGATGCAGGCGGTGTGGGCGGCCAGCTGGCCACAAGACCGCCTCGTCTTCGGGGCGAGCCGGTTGATCCGCGAGGCAGACCGCGTCGTTCCGGGCAAGAAGATCCCGGTGCACGCCAACCGGGGCCTCGCGGGCATCGACGGCACCATCGCCACCGCGATCGGAATCGCCCTGGCCGCGCCGGAGGGTAGCGGCCTCGTGCGGGTTGTGCTCGGCGACCTCACCGCGTTGCACGACGTCTCCTCGTTGTTCCTCGGGCTGGGCGAGGTGCGCCCCCGGGTGCAGCTCATCATCGGAAACGATGGCGGCGGCACCATCTTCGACACCCTCGAGGTGGCTCAGAGTGCGCCGGTGGATGCCTTCGACCGGGTGCAGTACACGCCGCAGAGCGCCGACTTCGCCGCGATCGCGGCATCGGCTGGCTGGGGGCACACCCGGGTGAGCACCCGTGGCGGCCTCAGCGAGGCGCTCACCGCGGCCGTCACCGGGCCGACGATCATCGAGGTCCCGCTGCCGCGTTGA